A stretch of DNA from Vibrio gallaecicus:
TGGCGATTTCTGGTGATAAACCAATTGTCGCGATTTACTCAACATTCCTACAGCGTGGTTATGATCAACTGATCCATGATGTGGCGATTATGGATTTACCCGTAATGTTCGCCATTGATCGCGCAGGTCTTGTTGGGGCAGACGGACAAACTCACCAAGGTGCTTTTGATTTAAGCTTTATGCGCTGTATTCCAAATATGGTCATCATGGCGCCAAGTGATGAAAATGAATGCCGCCAGATGCTGTATACCGGTCACCAACATACTGGTCCAAGTGCCGTTCGTTACCCTAGGGGTAATGGTATGGGCACTGAAATCCAAAGTGAATTTACTGCTCTAGAGATTGGTAAGGGACGGATTGTACGTCAAAGTAATAAAGTTAAGGGTGGTCAGAAAGTCGCAATTCTTAGCTTTGGTACTTTCCTTGAAAGTGCTCTAGAAGCAGCTGAATCTATCGATGCAACAGTCGCGGATATGCGATTTGTTAAGCCACTCGATGAAGCGCTTATTCAGTCTTTAGCAGCAGAGCATGATGTGCTAGTGACTATAGAAGAAAATGCCATTGCCGGTGGTGCAGGTTCCGGTGTTGTGGAATTCTTAATGCAAGAAAAACAGCCTATGCCAGTGCTGAATTTAGGCTTACCAGATAAGTTTATATCTCAAGGGACTCAAGGCGAGCTTCACGAAGAGCTAGGTTTAGATGTTAAAGGCATTCTTAATTCAATAACTACTTATGTATCTAAGTAAGCTAAGTAGTCGATATTACTTGAAGCTAAAAACAAAAAGGTTGACCAAATGGTCAACCTTTTTTAATGGGAAAAACTTAATGCTAGCAGCAAGGCTTCAACTTAGGTGCATCGTAGTTTTCTGGTTCATCTGAATAGATAGAAACATTAAATTTATCAACTAGCCCATCTTCAGAAACACATTGCTCTTCGAAGAAAGCCTGAATTTCACGACGCTGACAGTGTGCTTCGAACGCTTCGTTATCTGCCCAAATTTCATTGAATGCAATAGGGTAACTTTCCCCTTCAGCAAATGGGCTTTGAATATGACGTGTCACTGTATATTGGATGCAACCATCTTCACGTAAAGTGTTCGGTTCAAGCGCTTGTAGCACTTTAAATAGCTCATTTAATTTACCTTCTTTCGGTAGAAATTGAGCAATACAATAAACTTTCTTAGACATTTTTATTCCTATTATTCATTAACGACTAAACCAGCCAACCTGCATATCGAGCAATCGCATACAACGCGATACCAGCCATGATACCTGCAACGATATCATCAATCATAATACCTAAGCCGCCATGTATGCGCTTATCTAGCCAACCAATTGGCCAAGGCTTTACCATATCGAAAAAACGGAACAATATGAAACCCGTTAATAACCACTTCCAATCTGTTGGTGGAATATTGAGAAGTGGAACAAGGCCCATGGTGATCCAAAAGCCTGCAAACTCATCCCATACAATAGAGCCATGATCGTGAACTTTCATGTCATCAGAAGTCACTTGGCAAATTTTAATTCCAACAATACAGCTAATCACTACGGCAATTACATAAACTGGAAAAGGCAGCTGAACCAGCAGAAAATACAATGGAATAGAAGCCAAAGTACCCATAGTGCCGGGAATAATTGGAGACAAGCCACTTCCAAACCCTGTCGCTAATAAATGCCATGGGTTCTTCAATGAGATAAGTGATAGAGGGTTTGTCATTATTTCGCCTTAAAGTGATCGTAACCACTTAAATCCCAATTAAGTGGTTTATTGTTATCATGAATTTCAAAGTAGTCTACAGGTCTTATCTGGCCAATGCAGGTGACTTTTGTCCCTGCGTGCGCCAACGCACTCTCTAGTGACCCTTTATTTTCTTCAGGTACAGTAAAGCACAATTCGTACTCTTCACCACTGGTTAACGCATAATGCTGTGCTTTATCAATGGAGGTCGCATATTCCAATAATTCAACAGAGAGCGGTAGCAAACTTACATCTATACTTGCCCCTACTTCAGAGCGCTTCAAGATATGCTTAAGGTCAGCTATAACACCATCTGAAATATCAATGGCTGAAGAAGCAAGGTCGCATAATGCACGCCCAGCTAACACTCTCGGTGCACTCAAATAATGACGCTTTTCCAATTCTTCTGCGTTTGGACGTACTCGATTCTCTGTATCAAGCAACACTTCTAAGCCAGCTTTGCTATCACCCAAGTTTCCTGTAACGTAAATCCAATCACCAACTTTAGCTCCATCTCGGCGCAGTGCTTTACCCTCAGGTACGAAGCCTTGAACCGTTAAGGTTAAACTTAAAGGCCCCTTAGTGGTATCTCCGCCAATGAGCTGAATACCAAAATAATCAGCTAATTCAAAAAAGGAGTCACAAAAAGGAGCCAGCCATTCTTCATCGACTTCTGGCATCGTCAAAGCAAATGATACCCACGCAGGCGTTGCACCCATGGCAGCCAAATCACTGATGTTGGAAGATAGTGCTTTATGCGCTACCCATGCAGGGTTAGCTTCAGGAAGAAAATGAGTACCCGCAACTAAAGTGTCCGTACTTATTGCAATCTCAACATTGCTAGGCGGTTTCACAAGCGCACAATCATCACCCGCCGCTAAATGTACATCTTTTCTTTGTGGTTGTCGGTTTACGAAATATTTGTCAATCAGGTTAAATTCACCAGACATCAGATAAGCCTATTATTTTGTTTTTTGAACCTAGTAAACACGTACTCTTGTTAGCTATGTTGCTTTTTTAGTTACGTGTATTTAATCACTACAGTCACTTTATTTTAGCTACAAAAAAGGCCAGCATGATAGCTGACCTTT
This window harbors:
- a CDS encoding putative quinol monooxygenase, which codes for MSKKVYCIAQFLPKEGKLNELFKVLQALEPNTLREDGCIQYTVTRHIQSPFAEGESYPIAFNEIWADNEAFEAHCQRREIQAFFEEQCVSEDGLVDKFNVSIYSDEPENYDAPKLKPCC
- the pgpA gene encoding phosphatidylglycerophosphatase A → MTNPLSLISLKNPWHLLATGFGSGLSPIIPGTMGTLASIPLYFLLVQLPFPVYVIAVVISCIVGIKICQVTSDDMKVHDHGSIVWDEFAGFWITMGLVPLLNIPPTDWKWLLTGFILFRFFDMVKPWPIGWLDKRIHGGLGIMIDDIVAGIMAGIALYAIARYAGWLV
- the thiL gene encoding thiamine-phosphate kinase produces the protein MSGEFNLIDKYFVNRQPQRKDVHLAAGDDCALVKPPSNVEIAISTDTLVAGTHFLPEANPAWVAHKALSSNISDLAAMGATPAWVSFALTMPEVDEEWLAPFCDSFFELADYFGIQLIGGDTTKGPLSLTLTVQGFVPEGKALRRDGAKVGDWIYVTGNLGDSKAGLEVLLDTENRVRPNAEELEKRHYLSAPRVLAGRALCDLASSAIDISDGVIADLKHILKRSEVGASIDVSLLPLSVELLEYATSIDKAQHYALTSGEEYELCFTVPEENKGSLESALAHAGTKVTCIGQIRPVDYFEIHDNNKPLNWDLSGYDHFKAK